GGTGCTGGAAGGCAAGGGCGCGTTCGGTTACAACGCTGCAACCGGCGAATACGGCGACATGGTTGAAATGGGCGTGCTGGATCCGGCCAAGGTAACCCGCTCTGCACTGCAACACGCTGCTTCCGTTGCTGGTCTCTTGCTGACCACCGACTGCATGGTTGCCGAACTGCCGAAGGATGATGCACCGGCAGGTGGCGACATGGGTGGTATGGGCGGTATGGGTGGCATGGGTATGTAATCCGTCTGGATTCACAACCATGAAAAACGCCTCGCAACAGCGAGGCGTTTTTTTATGGGCATTTCAAGGTACACAGGCAATCTGGCCTAACACAGCGTACTCAGCTCACTTCACCACGCGTAAGCGAGGCTTACCCCCCGAGGGAGCAGGTTCAGGCGGTGGCGGTGGATCGCGATCATCCTCAGGCGCTTCAGATGCCCCCAGCACAGGGATCGTATCTTCATCGGTCACTGCATGAATACCATGACGGACGTGCTCAGGCACTTCATCTTCATGCGCATCCGGCTCCCACGCCATACCTTCCCCTGTTTCACGGGCAAACAGGGATATCACCGAACCAATCGGCACGATGATATCGCGTGACTGACCATTGAATCGCGCGGAAAACCGCACATAGTCGTCACCCAAATGCAGATTGCGAGTCGCGTTGTAACTGATATTCAGCACAATTTCGCCATGCTTGACGAATTCCATCGGCACTTGCATGGGGCCTCGAACGGCCACGACAAGATAAGGCGTATAGCCCTGATCCGAACACCATTCGTGGATGGCGCGCATCAAATAGGGTTTAATCGGAGCAGCATTCATGAATTGAAATGACCAGGTCTCTGAAGGTTACGGAGTGTCATCACCGATGCTTACTTGCGCATGGCTTTTTCATTCGGCGTCAGCGAATCGATAAACGCCTGACGACTGAACATGCGTTCAGCATACTTCAGAATCGGAGCCATTTGCTTGTTCACTTCCACTCCATAGTGCTCCAGACGCCACAACAGCGGCGCAACCGCCACGTCGAGCATCGAGAACTCTTCGCCCAGCATAAACTTTTGCTTCACAAACAATGGCGCAATCTGGGCAAGATTGTCGCGAATAGTTGCGCGGGCACGATCTTGCTCTTTCTTGGTGGCATCGCCGGATTCGAGTGTTTTTACATGAACAAACAGTTCGCGCTCGAAGTTGAACAGCATCAGACGTGCACGACCACGCATGATCGGATCTGCGGGCATCAACTGCGGATGCGGGAAACGCTCATCGATGTACTCATTGATAATATTGGACTCGTACAGGACCAGATCGCGTTCCAGCAAAACCGGCACTTCGCCATACGGGTTCATATTGACCAGATCGTCCGGCTTATTTTGCAGATCGATATCTACGATCTGGAAATCCATGCCCTTTTCAAACAGGACAATGCGGCAACGGTGGCTGAATGGACAGGACGTGCCGGAATACAATGTCATCATGGCGGACGATCTCCCATATTAGTGTCGAGTATGTAATGCGAGATTGTAGCATTTCAAAACAGCATATTCCAGAAATTCAACATAAGCCCATGTTTTAAAAGAAAAAAGGGCGGATATCCGCCCTTTTTATTTTTCACCACTGATTGACTCAGTGAATGTCTTTCCAGTATTCGCGCTTCAGGAAGTACACGAACGGGAACAACAAGAACAACAGGAACAGCACAACGCCCGTCCCGATCAGTTCACGCTGCACCTGAGCAGGCTCACCCATCCACACCAGATAGTTAACCAGATCAGTTACTTTGCGGTTGTAGTCGCTCAGATCCGCTTTACCATCGACCAGACGAGTATGGGTACCAGCCTTTTCCAGCACGATTTGCTTGGTGACATGCTGCACCTTGCCATCTGCACCCGCTTCGCTAGCAGACCAGGAACGCACCACATTACCAGCCGCTTCGTGATGTTCACCTTCTACGGTTTCCAGCACGGTATCACCCTGCATCTGCCACAGCACATGCGGCATACCAACCTTGTCGAACACACCATTGTTCCAGCCGGTTGGGCGGGATTCATCGCGATAGAAGCTGCGCAGGTAGCTGTACAGCCAGTCTGCACCACGCGAACGGGCGATCAGTGACAAATCCGGCGGAGTTGCACCGAACCATGCCTTGCCATCCTTAGCCTGCATGGCAACCTTCATGGTGCTCCCCACTTTGTCGGTGGTGAACATCAGGTTGTCCTTGATCTGCTGCTCGGACAGACCAAGGTCAGTCAGACGGTTGAAACGCATGGCGTTTGCACCGTGACAGGACAGACAGTAGTTCACGAATGTCTGAGCGCCACGTTGCAGCGATTCGGCATCGCGACGATCAATCGGAGCCTTGTCGAGCGCCACATCGGTATTTGCGGTCGCCGCCACCGGCATCAGCAGGGCTGCTGTCGCAAGCAGTTTTACGAGAATAGTCTTCATCGGCTTAGACCACCTTGGCAAAGAAGAAGGCACCAGCCAGCGTCAGACCCACATACAGCAGGAACTGAACCTGGCGACCCAGCGTCGATTCTGTCACGCGATCCGGGACCGGCACAGAGCCGACATCATTCTTGGTGTAGAACGGCATACCCAGGAAGAACACGAAGTAGATCACAGAGAAGATCTGCGAAATGATCGTGCGCGAGCTGGTCGGCGGCATTGCGCCCAAAATACCCAGACCGATAAATGCAGCAATGAACAGTACCAGCATGACCTTGAAGGTGGTACCGCGATAGCGGATCGACTTGATCGGGCTGCGATCCAGCCACGGCAAGAAGGCAATCAGCACAACGGCCGCACCCATGGCGATCACACCCCAGACTTGCGTACCGGCAAACGACGGCACCGCACGCAGAATCGCGTAGAACGGGGTGAAGTACCAGACCGGCGCAATGTGCGGCGGGGTCTTCAGCGGATCAGCCGGATCGAAGTTCGGATGCTCGAGGAAGAAACCACCCATTTCCGGCGCAAAGAACACGATGGCGCTGAACACAGCCAGGAACACCACCACGCCCAGAATATCCTTCACCGAGTAGTACGGATGCGAGTAGATCGCATCGAGGTACAGACCAGTTTCTGGATTCTTCGGCTGTTTCTTCACTTCCACGCCGTCCGGATTGTTGGAGCCTACTTCGTGCAGGGCGATCAGGTGAGCAACCACCAGACCCAGCAGCACCAGCGGCACAGCAATCACGTGCAGGGCAAAGAAGCGGTTCAGGGTCGCATCGGACACCACGAAGTCACCACGAATCAGCACGGACAGATCCGGACCGATCACTGGAATCGCGGAGAACAGGTTCACAATCACCTGCGCACCCCAGAACGACATCTGACCCCATGGCAGCAGATAGCCCAGGAAGGCTTCAGCCATCAGACACAGGAAGATCAGGGTACCGAACACCCAGATCAGTTCGCGCGGTGCCTTGAACGAGCCATACACCAGACCGCGGAACATGTGCAGATACACCACCACGAAGAACATGGAAGCGCCAGTGGAGTGCATGTAGCGGATGATCCAGCCACCTGCCACGTCACGCATGATGTATTCAACCGACATGAAGGCGGTTGAAACATTGGTGCCCGGAATCAGATTGCCATCCGGCTTGTAGTTCATGGTCAGGAAGATACCGGTGACAATCTGGATGACCAGAACCAGCATCGCCAGCGAACCAAAGAAGTACCAGAAGTTGAAGTTCTTGGGTGCAGGATACTTGCCCCACTGGTCATTCCACAGCTTGGTCAACGGGAAACGATCGTCGACCCAGCCTAAAACTGACTGCAGTTTGCTCATTGCGCTCCCCTTTTACTTGTCTTCACCGACCAGCAGCAGCTTGTCGTTGATGTATTTGTGAGGCGGAATCACCAAATTCTTGGGAGCCGGGACGCCAGAATACACGCGGCCTGCCAGATCGAACTTGGAACCATGGCACGGGCAGTAGAAGCCACCCTTCCATTCCGGGCCCAGATCGGCCGGCGCCACATCCTTGCGATAGGTCGGCGAGCAACCCAGGTGAGTACACACACCCAGCGCGACCCACACATCCGGCTTGATCGAACGGCCTTCGTTCTTGCAGTAATCCGGCTGTTCGGAAATTTCCGACTTCGGATCAGCCAGCTGGCCTTCAATCTGCTTCATGCCTTCCAGCATTTCCGGTGTGCGGCGAACCACCCACACCGGCTTGCCACGCCATTCCGACGTAATTTGCTGACCGAGTTCCATCTTGCTGATGTCCACCTCGGTCGGCGCACCGGCCGCCTTGGCTCGCTCGGACGGGAAGAAGCTGGCCACAAAAGGTGTAGCCACTCCAACCACTGCGACGCCACCCACGGCGCCAGTCGCGAGCGTCAGGAAGCGCCGCTTGCTGCTGTCCACTTGATTCGTCATAACCGATTCCCTGACTTGAAAACTGGGCACCCGCCACCATCTTCGTAATGTAGCGAGCTCTCGTTTGGGAAATACCAACCCGAAAATCGCTCGATTCTAACCCATTTGCCCTCAGAACTTAAGCACTGATGGCCTCGTGGTTAAAGGATTCTCCCAGTGTAGTGCATTCCCCGCCACACAGATACCGCAACAACAGATACTTATCGCACTTGAATCAGAACGGATTACCTGACGCAAAAAAGCGAACCTGCAATCCAAATTGTGCCGCCAGATGCGCGCCAAGTGCCTGCACCCCAAGTCGTTCAGTCGCATCATGCCCTGCGGCTATAAAGGCAATGCCGTTTTCCACTGCATCGTGATAGGTGCGTTCGGACGCTTCACCCGTCAGATAAACTTCACATCCTGCCGCAGCTGCATCTAACACATACCCTTGCGCGCCACCTGAACACCAACCTATCCGACTGACCATCCGATCCCGCTCACCCACAAGAATCGGCATCCGTCCGAGCTCTGCTTCAACGAGCTGACCCAGTGCGGTCAGCGACAAGGGGACCGGCAATGCCCCCATCCAGCCAATCGCCTGATCGCCGAAGCGTCCGTCTTCCTGCAAACCCAGTAACTTTGCAAGCTGGGCGTTATTTCCCAGCTCCGGATGCGCATCCAGCGGCAGATGATAGGCCAGCAGCCCCACATTTTCGGCGCACAACCTGCGGATGCGCTGCCATTTGGGGCCAATCAAGCGTGGATCTTCGCCTTTCCAGAAATAACCGTGATGTACCAGTAGCGCATCAGCCCCCCAACTAATCGCGGCGTCAATGGCTTCAAGACTTGCAGTAACGGCAAGTGCAAGCCTCCGTATCGGCCGATCTGTATCAACCTGGATACCATTTGGAGCGTAATCGCGGAAAAGTCCGGCATTCAGTAATTGTCCGGTATACTTTTCAATTGCCTGTAACGACACTATTTCCGACATTTAGCGGATTCCCGGTTATGAAAAGACTGTGGTTGATTTTCGCACAAACCACCACCATCGGATTGGCTGGATGGTTTTTGCTGACTGTACTCAAACCAGAATGGCTCCCGCGGCGCGTCAGTGATGTTGTCACCATTCGCGAAGCGATGAATGACAATAAAGCTACACCCATCGCGCCTAGCAGTTACCGCGCGGCTGTTCGCAAAGCCATGCCTTCTGTCGTCAACATCTATACCAGCAAAGAGATTAAGCGCCGAAATCACCCCTTACTGGATGATCCCGTGATTCGCCGCTTTCTCGGTGGCGACCGCAACGATCAGCAGGGTGGCGAAAAGGTGGCGAGCCTGGGCTCCGGCGTCATCGTCAGCGACAAAGGCTATATTGTTACCAATAATCACGTCGTCCAGTCAGTTGATGCTATTCACGTGATGCTATCCGATGGTCGCGCTGCCGACGCCAAGTTGGTAGGCACCGATCCGGAAACCGATCTTGCCGTGATCCGCATCGATCTCGACAAATTACCTGCAGTGACACTTGCACCACGCGACTCCGTAAATGTAGGCGATGTCGTACTGGCCATTGGCAACCCGTTCAATGTGGGGCAGACCGTCACCAGCGGAATCGTGTCTGCACTTGGCCGAACCACACGCATGAATACCTTCGAGAGCTTTATCCAGACTGATGCCGCCATTAATCCGGGCAACTCCGGTGGTGCTCTCATCGACACTCAGGGCAATCTAATCGGCATCAATACTGCCATTTATTCGCAAACTGGCGGTTCCATGGGGATCGGATTTGCCATTCCGACATCGATTGTCAAAGAAGTAATGGAAGCCTTGATCCGCGATGGCACTGTCACACGGGGCTGGATTGGCATCGAAGCACGCTCACTCACACCGGATGTTGCCCAGACATTCAAGTTGCCTGTCTCAGAAGGTGCCTTGATTGGCGGCGTGGTGAAAAGTGGTCCAGCGTGGCAAGGCGGCATCAAACCCGGCGACGTGCTGGTCGGCGTCAATGATCATCCTGTCCGCGATGTGGATGGCATGCTGGCCAACATTGCCTCGCTCTCACCCGGACAAAAGGCCGACATTCGAATCTACCGCGGCAATCAGGCGCTAAACGTGCCGGTCGTGATTGCCCGTCGTCCCAAAATGAAGGTTCAATACGATGACGAGGAAGATGATGCCCAATAGCACCCAGTGCGTCAGCTGACTCCTCCAAAGACGAGGGCCGCTTTCTGCGGCCCTTTCTGTATGCATGAATCAATGGCGTCCGATTCACTGATGAATCAGATTATGCATTTTTAAGCCTGCTTGGGCTGCCAGACAGATGCGATCACCAACCCTAATTCGAACAATAACCACAATGGGACTGCAAGCAGACACTGACTGACTGCATCTGGAGGTGCCACAATAGCTGCCACCACAAATGCACCGACGATCAGATATGGACGGATACTCTTGAGTTTGGCAACCGTCACAATCCCCATCCTCACCAGCACAATTACCACCACAGGGGTCTCGAAAGTCACGCCAAAGGCCAGGAACATCCCTAATACGAAGGACAGGTATTTCTCGATATCTGTCATCATCGCTACCCCTTCCGGGGCAATCGCAGCCATAAACCCAAACACCACGGGAAACACCAGAAAATAGGCGAAGGCCATGCCGATGACAAACAGCAGCACGCTGGACACCAGCAAAGGCAGGATCAGCCGCTTTTCATGCTGGTAGAGACCCGGCGCCACAAACGCCCACGCCTGATACAGGGTATGTGGCAAGGTCACCAGAAACGCCGCCATCAGGGTGACCTTCATGGGCACAAAGAAAGTGCCGGTCACATCGGTTGCAATCATCTGGCCACCCTTGGGCAGATGCTGCAGCAGCGGCAACGCGATGAGGTGGTAAAGGTCTTGCGACCAGTGAAACAGGCCAAAAAACACCACCACAATGCCCAGAATAGCCCGGACAATCCGGGTACGCAGTTCGATCAGGTGTTCAACAAATGTCTGGAGTTCTTCTTGCATAGATAGCGTCAGCGTCGATCACGCGGTGGCGGCACAAACGCCGGTTTGACGGGCTCGGGGGGAGCAAGATGTGCATCCTCGCCCGTAGACGCATGCACATGAGGCGTATCTTCGAAGGCACCCGAAATATCCTGCCCCAGCTGGCGGCCACGGTCATTCATGTCGGCTTCCATCTTGCGCAGGTTTTCCAGCTCGATCTCGCGTTCCACCTCGGCTTTCACCGAGGAAAGATATCGCTGCGCACGACCAAGCAGGGTACCTACCGTACGTGCAACGGTCGGCAGGCGCTCCGGCCCGATCACCACCAGCGCAACTACGCCAATGACAATCACCTCGCCCGCGCTAAAGTCAAACATGCGCTGCGCTCCGGCAAGAATGACGCTTTAAATGCACCGCCATCAGTGCTTGTCAGCTGGGATGTCGGATTTCTCTGCAGGCTTGGCGGCAGCATCATCGCCACGCATGCCGTCCTTGAAACCACGCACCGCGTCGCCCAGATCCTTGCCCAGATTCGGCAGCTTTTTAGTGCCGAAAACCAGCACCACCACCACCAGCACGATCAGCCAGTGAATCAGACTCATGGAACCCATGTTAACCCCTTATTGAATCATCTGTTCCATCATGGTTTCGGCTTTTCCGCCCCCACCAAAGACATGCAGATGCAGATGAAATACAGATTGGCCACCTTTGTGACCCGTATTGATCAGTGTACGGAAGCCCTCACCCAGCCCTTGCTCGCGCGCGAGTTGCGGCGCAAGCGCAAGCAGCTTGCCCAGCAAGCCAGCATCGTCGGCGTTTGCTGCCAGAAGGGATTCGATATGGCGCTTGGGGACAATCAGAAAATGCACCTGCGCAACCGGATGAATGTCGTGGAACGCGATGACATCATCGTCCTCGTACACCTTGCGCGAGGGGATTTCACCTCGACCGATCTTGCAGAATATGCAGTTGTCACTCATCAAGCTACCTCTCGGGCATTCTTTTCATCGATGCCGGAAATTCCTTCA
The nucleotide sequence above comes from Burkholderiaceae bacterium DAT-1. Encoded proteins:
- a CDS encoding glutathione S-transferase N-terminal domain-containing protein; this translates as MMTLYSGTSCPFSHRCRIVLFEKGMDFQIVDIDLQNKPDDLVNMNPYGEVPVLLERDLVLYESNIINEYIDERFPHPQLMPADPIMRGRARLMLFNFERELFVHVKTLESGDATKKEQDRARATIRDNLAQIAPLFVKQKFMLGEEFSMLDVAVAPLLWRLEHYGVEVNKQMAPILKYAERMFSRQAFIDSLTPNEKAMRK
- the tatB gene encoding Sec-independent protein translocase protein TatB; protein product: MFDFSAGEVIVIGVVALVVIGPERLPTVARTVGTLLGRAQRYLSSVKAEVEREIELENLRKMEADMNDRGRQLGQDISGAFEDTPHVHASTGEDAHLAPPEPVKPAFVPPPRDRR
- the petA gene encoding ubiquinol-cytochrome c reductase iron-sulfur subunit, whose amino-acid sequence is MTNQVDSSKRRFLTLATGAVGGVAVVGVATPFVASFFPSERAKAAGAPTEVDISKMELGQQITSEWRGKPVWVVRRTPEMLEGMKQIEGQLADPKSEISEQPDYCKNEGRSIKPDVWVALGVCTHLGCSPTYRKDVAPADLGPEWKGGFYCPCHGSKFDLAGRVYSGVPAPKNLVIPPHKYINDKLLLVGEDK
- the tatC gene encoding twin-arginine translocase subunit TatC, translated to MQEELQTFVEHLIELRTRIVRAILGIVVVFFGLFHWSQDLYHLIALPLLQHLPKGGQMIATDVTGTFFVPMKVTLMAAFLVTLPHTLYQAWAFVAPGLYQHEKRLILPLLVSSVLLFVIGMAFAYFLVFPVVFGFMAAIAPEGVAMMTDIEKYLSFVLGMFLAFGVTFETPVVVIVLVRMGIVTVAKLKSIRPYLIVGAFVVAAIVAPPDAVSQCLLAVPLWLLFELGLVIASVWQPKQA
- the tatA gene encoding Sec-independent protein translocase subunit TatA; translated protein: MGSMSLIHWLIVLVVVVLVFGTKKLPNLGKDLGDAVRGFKDGMRGDDAAAKPAEKSDIPADKH
- a CDS encoding Nif3-like dinuclear metal center hexameric protein, whose product is MSEIVSLQAIEKYTGQLLNAGLFRDYAPNGIQVDTDRPIRRLALAVTASLEAIDAAISWGADALLVHHGYFWKGEDPRLIGPKWQRIRRLCAENVGLLAYHLPLDAHPELGNNAQLAKLLGLQEDGRFGDQAIGWMGALPVPLSLTALGQLVEAELGRMPILVGERDRMVSRIGWCSGGAQGYVLDAAAAGCEVYLTGEASERTYHDAVENGIAFIAAGHDATERLGVQALGAHLAAQFGLQVRFFASGNPF
- a CDS encoding trypsin-like peptidase domain-containing protein, whose amino-acid sequence is MKRLWLIFAQTTTIGLAGWFLLTVLKPEWLPRRVSDVVTIREAMNDNKATPIAPSSYRAAVRKAMPSVVNIYTSKEIKRRNHPLLDDPVIRRFLGGDRNDQQGGEKVASLGSGVIVSDKGYIVTNNHVVQSVDAIHVMLSDGRAADAKLVGTDPETDLAVIRIDLDKLPAVTLAPRDSVNVGDVVLAIGNPFNVGQTVTSGIVSALGRTTRMNTFESFIQTDAAINPGNSGGALIDTQGNLIGINTAIYSQTGGSMGIGFAIPTSIVKEVMEALIRDGTVTRGWIGIEARSLTPDVAQTFKLPVSEGALIGGVVKSGPAWQGGIKPGDVLVGVNDHPVRDVDGMLANIASLSPGQKADIRIYRGNQALNVPVVIARRPKMKVQYDDEEDDAQ
- a CDS encoding cytochrome bc complex cytochrome b subunit; translated protein: MSKLQSVLGWVDDRFPLTKLWNDQWGKYPAPKNFNFWYFFGSLAMLVLVIQIVTGIFLTMNYKPDGNLIPGTNVSTAFMSVEYIMRDVAGGWIIRYMHSTGASMFFVVVYLHMFRGLVYGSFKAPRELIWVFGTLIFLCLMAEAFLGYLLPWGQMSFWGAQVIVNLFSAIPVIGPDLSVLIRGDFVVSDATLNRFFALHVIAVPLVLLGLVVAHLIALHEVGSNNPDGVEVKKQPKNPETGLYLDAIYSHPYYSVKDILGVVVFLAVFSAIVFFAPEMGGFFLEHPNFDPADPLKTPPHIAPVWYFTPFYAILRAVPSFAGTQVWGVIAMGAAVVLIAFLPWLDRSPIKSIRYRGTTFKVMLVLFIAAFIGLGILGAMPPTSSRTIISQIFSVIYFVFFLGMPFYTKNDVGSVPVPDRVTESTLGRQVQFLLYVGLTLAGAFFFAKVV
- a CDS encoding cytochrome c1 → MKTILVKLLATAALLMPVAATANTDVALDKAPIDRRDAESLQRGAQTFVNYCLSCHGANAMRFNRLTDLGLSEQQIKDNLMFTTDKVGSTMKVAMQAKDGKAWFGATPPDLSLIARSRGADWLYSYLRSFYRDESRPTGWNNGVFDKVGMPHVLWQMQGDTVLETVEGEHHEAAGNVVRSWSASEAGADGKVQHVTKQIVLEKAGTHTRLVDGKADLSDYNRKVTDLVNYLVWMGEPAQVQRELIGTGVVLFLLFLLFPFVYFLKREYWKDIH
- a CDS encoding histidine triad nucleotide-binding protein, whose translation is MSDNCIFCKIGRGEIPSRKVYEDDDVIAFHDIHPVAQVHFLIVPKRHIESLLAANADDAGLLGKLLALAPQLAREQGLGEGFRTLINTGHKGGQSVFHLHLHVFGGGGKAETMMEQMIQ
- a CDS encoding ClpXP protease specificity-enhancing factor, which produces MNAAPIKPYLMRAIHEWCSDQGYTPYLVVAVRGPMQVPMEFVKHGEIVLNISYNATRNLHLGDDYVRFSARFNGQSRDIIVPIGSVISLFARETGEGMAWEPDAHEDEVPEHVRHGIHAVTDEDTIPVLGASEAPEDDRDPPPPPEPAPSGGKPRLRVVK